The sequence AAAAAGACCAGACTTTAGCTTTTCTTAGAAGGAAAAGGGTTTGACGTCTCGCCAGAACCCGCTACGCGGCTGGCTCGCCGCCCTCCGGGCTTATCGCTACGCTCAAAGTCCAAAATCCTTTTCACGGGCTTACGCCCACAAAAGAATTTTGTCGAACCCTCTTCTCGGGTTCTCAACCCATTTGCCATACTGGTAAAACAAAAGGACCAGACTTTAGCTTTTCTTAGAAGGAAAAGGGTTTGACGTCTCGCCAGAACCCGCTACGCGGCTGGCTCGCCGCCCTCCGGGCTTATCGCTGCGCTCAAAGTCCAAAATCCTTTTCACGGGCTTACGCCCACAAAAGAATTTTGTCGAACCCTCTTCTCGGGTTCTCAACCCATTTGCCATACTGGTAAAACAAAAGGACCAGACTTTGTCTGGTCCTTTTGTTTTAGAGCGGGAAAAGGGTTTCGAACCCTCGACATCGACCTTGGGAAGGTCGCGCTCTACCAACTGAGCTACTCCCGCGTTGGGTGTTAATTTAGAAAAAAAGAGGCTTTTGTAAAGGGGATGTCTATGATAATCACGCAGATTTGTACGTTTTTTCTATCATTGGAATATGTTTAGAGTTTTTTTTCCGAAGGCTTGTCGCGGGTTTGTCGCGCTGGTTTCTCTTGCTTGCTTGGTCTCGGTCGCCCATGCCGAAGATAAGTCCATGTGGCAAAAGTTTGTCGACTTTTTCTCCCCGACTTCGGAAGTGGAAGGCGATGGGCCGTTGTACGACGAACTGCGGGAACTGGATAGAAAAATTCACCGGATCGAGGGTAAGTACGCTCGCGAACGTCGTCCGATGAACAAGGATCGCTACAAGAAGGAACTAGCCCAGTTGAAAAATGACCGCGAGGAACTTCTCAAAAAAATAGAAGCGCAAAAGGCGAACGGTTCTTCTGCGCAAACGGCTTCCAGCAGTTCGATGCCTGCAAGTAGCTCCGCTAAGGTTGTTTCCTCTAGTTCCATGCCGCTCAGCAGTTCTGAAATGCTTTCGTCAAGTTCCCAGATGGAGTCGTCTTCTTCGGAAAGCGTTCCTGTAGCCGATTCGACGACGGTCCTTGCCTCTGCTGCGGATTCATCGGTTGCGTGTAGGCCCGATACGGTCTATATCCGCGATACCGTTGTGGTGCATGACACCTTGTATGTGATGCTTGCTCCAAAGCCGGAACCTGCCGCTGAAAAGGCCCCGGCCGCTTCTGCGAAGTAAAGCGTCCGCTCTCGTACATCGCTTCTGGATCCCCTCCCTCGTTAGGCTCGGTCGAGGATGACTTCTACGAACCACTAGTCACTGTTTATTGAATCGTAAATCCTCGGCGGAAATTCTCGATAAGGCAGCAGCTGATGCTTACGTCGGTTTCGTATTCGGGAATGTCTTCGCGTTTTACCCACATTGCTTCAGAAAGTTCCGCTTCCTGCATGTGGATGGTGTCGTCGCCGTCGAGTTCGGCGGTGAATCCTGCAATCAGCGAATCGCTGAACGGCCACGGCTGCGAACCGAAATAGCGGATGTTCTTTACGTGGAGTCCCGCTTCTTCCAGGACTTCGCGCTTGACCGCCTGTTCCAGGCTTTCGCCGATTTCCACGAATCCCGAAATCAAGAAAAGGCGTGGATTCGGGTTGTCGATGTTGTGCGCCATCAGCAGCTTGTCTCCGTTGCGTACGGCAACGATGACGACGGGTGAAATGCGTGGGTAGACGGTGTTTCCGCACTTAGGACAAATGATAGAACGTTCGTGGTCGCCCCGGATAGTGACGTTTCCGCAGCGTCCGCAGAACTTGTTCAGGCATTCCCAGTGGGCAATGTGGGCGCAGGTGGCGCCTCCCATGCGTTCGACCGGGTTCATGCTGCGGAAGGTGCGAGATCCCATGAATTCATAACCTTCGGGAGTGGCGTTTTCTGCCGAGTCCGGTTCGGTTGCGGCCTTGCTAGTGTCCAAAAAGAATGCGGTGTCGTCGATGCTGAAAAGATAGTGCCCTTCGAATTGTTCGAGCGACTTGCCTTCGGAGTCGAGCAACTCCTTGACGCGGGGAATGGCGTAGTTTGCCGCCCCGTCCATTTTTTTTAGGAGAGTTTTTGTGCCGTTGTAGCGGATAATATAGTCGCTTGGCTTAGGGTCGCAAATTCGGAATTCGTTGTCGAGCTTGTGTGGGGCGATTTCGTGAATCATGGTTATTGCCGTAGGTTTGAAGTAAACAGTACGTTACGAAATGTAAAGTTAGAAAAATGCTTGCGTGCCGTTTGAGGTCGTTTTGGATAGGGGAACATGGTTAGTTATGGGGCTACTTTTTTTATTTTTGTACGGTTGAATTTTTAATGATTTGGAAAAAGAAAGATGTTTAAAGTTGGTTTTGATAACGCGGCGTACCTCAAGACGCAGTCCGAAAAAATTGCCGAACGCATTGCGAAGTTTGGCGGTAAACTTTATCTTGAATTTGGCGGAAAACTGTTCGACGACCATCACGCATCCCGCGTGTTGCCTGGCTTTGCGCCCGATAGTAAAATCCGCATGCTCGAAAAGCTCAAGGACAAGGCCGAGGTCATTATCGCCATTAATGCCGGTGACATCGAGAAAAACAAGGTCCGTGGTGACTTGGGCATTACCTACGATCAAGATGTCTTGCGCCTGATTGATGCCTTCCGTGGTTACGGCCTGTACGTGAGTTCTGTTGTGCTGACCCGCTGGCAGGAACAGCCGAGTGCCGTTGCTTACCAGAAAAAACTCGAAGGTTTAGGCCTCAAGGTTTATCGTCATTATCCGATTGCGGGTTACCCGAGCAACATTCCGCTCGTGGTGAGCGATGATGGCTACGGCAAGAATGAATTTGTTGAAACTTCTCGCGAACTTGTGGTGGTGACGGCTCCGGGCCCCGGAAGTGGAAAGATGGCTGTGTGCCTTTCGCAGATTTACCACGAAAACAAGCGTGGTGTAAAGGCTGGCTATGCCAAGTTCGAAACCTTCCCGATTTGGAACATCCCGCTCAAGCACCCGGTGAACCTCGCATACGAAGCGGCCACTGCCGACTTGAACGACGTGAATATGATCGACCCGTTCCACCTGGAAGCCTACGGCCAGACGACCATCAACTACAACCGCGACGTCGAAATCTTCCCGGTGCTTAACGCCCTGTTTACCCGCATTCTCGGTGAATCTCCGTACAAGAGCCCCACGGATATGGGCGTGAACATGGCCGGCAACTGCATTGTCGATGACGATGCAGTTTGCGAAGCCGCCCGTCAGGAAATTATTCGCCGTTACTACAACACGCTTTGCGACGTGCGTAAGGGCAACGCCGACAAGGATCAAGTTTACAAGCAGGAACTGATTATGGAACAGGCCCAGATCAGTACTGCAAACCGCCCCGTGATTGCGGCTGCCGTCAAGAAGGCCGAAGAATCCGAAGGCCCGGCTGTAGCAATTCAGCTGAACGATGGCGCTATCATTACGGGTAAGACGTCGTCTTTGCTTGGCGCCTCTTCTGCAATGCTTTTGGATTCGCTGAAGCACTTGGCTGGTATTCCTGATGAAGTGCGTCTGCTTTCGCCGATGGTGATTGAACCGATTCAGAGTCTGAAAACCAAGCAGCTCGGCCACAAGAACCCGCGCCTGCATATGGATGAAGTTCTGGTTGCGCTCTCTGTTTGCGCCCTCACGGATTATAACGCCAAGATTGCTATGGAAAAACTCCCGGAACTTCGCCACTGCGAAGTGCATTCCAGCGTGATTCTTTCTCAGGTGGATGTGGGCGTGTTCCGCCGCCTCGGTGTGAACCTCACCACTGAACCGACATATCAGACCAGCAAACTCTACCATGGGTAATTAAGAATGTTGTTCTGGTCTCGTCCGTGAAGGTCCCTGAGCCTAAGCCTGTGCTGAGCGAAGCCGAAGCAAAGGGCCGAACCGTCATCCTGAGCGAAGCCGATTTTTGTAAAAAATGAAAACCACCTACTAGTGATGTGAACCCCGAAAGTTGTGTCCAACTTTCGGGGTTCACATCATTATGCCGGAGGGTTGCTTTTTGTTAATATGCGTCATTAACTTATGTAAAAATTTCTAAATTTGCGTTTGATTTTGTATGACGTGAACAAAAGAACCTTTTATAACAGGAGGAAAGTGTCCATGTTCTCCAATCAAAAACTCTCTTTACACTCGCTCCGTTTGGGGTTTGTGCTCATCTTTACCCTGCTTATGGCAGCAACCTCGTGGGCTGCGGATCTTGAAGCAGTTTCGTACATCGATGAAAATGGCGCTGAAAAGTTCCTTGAACCGGGCTCTTACACCTTGCTCGATACCTTGCTTGGCGGTGAATATGGCAAACCCGACGAGAACGATGTCATCCACATCCCCGGTGGCTGGTATGTGGTGCAGAACTCCAATCCAAATGGCGAGAATTTGAATATTGCCTTTAGAACGCTCTCCTTCGATGGCGAAACCCATATCGTCATTGAAGACGGCGCAGAAATGCATCTTGAATCAACTGATATAAAATTAATCCAAGGCGACTTGTCAATCTACGGACAGACGCTTGGTACGGGTACGCTGACTGTTTATGATTCGTCTAATACGATTTGTCCCGTTGTTGTCAATGGGAACTTGAGCATTAACGGAGGGAATATCACCATAAGAAAAGGTGATGGACTCAAGGCTATAGAAGCATCTGGAGAAGTCCATATCAACAGCGGAACCGTCAATATTTCCTCTAACATCGACAAAGATGATCCAGAAGCAGAAGCAACAATCCAAGCTGATGATGGAGTTATCTTGGACTGGCACAATGCAAATGACCGCTATACATTAGGTCGTGGAAACAGCATTTCTTTTGCTAAAGATAAGGGTTTTAAAGATGAAGACGGCAATGTTTATAGCAAGTTTGATGAAAGCCTGATTGATAAAACCATCTTGCCATGTTATGTCGTGACCCTTAACCTCCAGGACGGCCGCACACCAAATACGGTCGCTACAACCTTTGACGAAAATGACGTGGCACACGTTGCAAAGCCCGAAGATCCGAGTCGATTCGAAATGAAGTTTCTCGGCTGGTTCACTACTGAAAATGGCGATACTGAATTTGACTTCTTCGCACCCGTAACCGCAAACACTACCGTCTATGCCAAGTGGGCTAAAAAACTCCCAGAAATAGAAATTGACAAAATTCCCGACCAAATCTACATTGGCGACTCTATTTGTCCTACCCCCGATATAGAAAAGCCCGACAGCATTCTCGTAAATGATGACTACAAAGTTTATTGCGAAAACAACTTAAATGTCGGTAAGGCATCATTTGTCATTGAGGGAATCGGAAGATATTATGACAAAACTATAAAGGAATTTAACATCACAAAGGCCCCGCTCACTGTTGTAGCAAAGAATAAGACGATTTCTTACGGTGACGAACCTGCAAACGACAGTGTCGAATGTATTGGCTTTGTCGGTGTCGATACGTTAAAGGAAATATCCGAAATTCTTAATGGTACGATATCTTATGAGTATAGTTATAAGGCTGGAGATAAAGCAGCTTCTGGCTATACAATCACGCCGGGGAATGTGACTGCCAACAACTATGAAATTCAATTTAAGGAAGGTGAACTGACTGTTGTGCCGAAGGAAGTTTCCATCGCCTGGGACAAGCAGAATACGTTCACATACGATGGAACCGAACATATCCCAGCAGTAACGTTTGAAGGTGTTTTGGAAGACGACAAGTGTAGTTTCACGGTGACGGGAGCCGCTACAAATGCTGGCAAATACACGGCTACGGTAACAGAGTTGAGCAATCCCAACTACAAGTTGCCGGAAACAGGCTTCGAACAGGCCTTCGAAATTACAAAGGCTCCGCTCACGGTTACGGCCTTGAACGATACGATTGTCTATGGCGACGATCTTTCCTTTGCTGGCGTTGTATATAGCGGCTTTGTCGGCGAAGAAGATGAGTCGGTCTTGAACGGAACTCTAGCTTACGAATGCAAGTACGATAGGGGTGGTGCTGCAGGCAAATATGATATTACGCCGAGTGGCTTGACAGCCGAAAATTACGACATTGAATTTGTTGCAGGCGAATTGACGGTTGGACCGAAGAATGTTACCATTACATGGGGCAACACGTTGTTCTTCTACGATGGCAAAGAACATGTTCCGACTGCTACGGTAGAAGGTGTTTTGGAAGGCGACAAGTGCGTCGCTACAGTGACAGGTGCCGCAGAAGAGGTCGGAAACCACATTGCCACGGTGACGGAAATCTGCAACAGCAACTACAAGTTGAATAAGACTGCAAGCACATCTTTCTCCATCAGGGAATTGACTGATATTGCCTACATCGACGCAAACGGCAGCGAACAAACCTTGACAAAATACAATGTCCTGACCGGCAACGAAACTGCTCTTGATGCGGGTTGGTATGTAGTGCTGAACGACATTACTTATACAAACTCCCTCCAAATTAGTGGCGACGTGCATATCGTTTTGACCGATGATTACACGATGAGCATCGGAACAACGGAGAATAGCATTAATAGCTATGGCATCACCAAGGACTACAATGGCAAGGCCAGCCTGACCATTTATGGACAGTCCACTGGCACCGGCAAACTTGATATTTATGCTTGGGATAAGGCCATTTATGCAGACAACGTGACCCTCAACGGAGGCTTTATCAATGCAGAATCTTCAGATCTCGCAATTTATTCCGAGGGCGAAGTAACGATCAATGACGGTACAGTCATTACCAAAAGTAGTGGAAGCGCAATCTTCGCAAACGAAAAGATTAACATTAACGGAGGTATCATAACCGTTGAAGCTCAGTCTACCTGTAGCAGTAGCATGGAATCATGGAATCCTGTCACAGGAGCTCCTGGAGAAATCAACTTCAGTTGGAAAAATGAAACCGACTCGATTATGTTTAAGAGTCCGTTCTACGGGATGATTTCCTTTGCAAACGGAAAGTTCTTCAAGGATGAAGACAACAACATTTATGCGGGACACCAGTATGTATACTTTGGTAATGAAAGGACTTTCACTCCTTATTACGCTCCGTTCGTGGTTTATACAGATTATTTAGATGACAAGACCTATGTCGCGATTGACGGAAACTTTAACGGCACAGACGCCATCAAGATCGAAACGGATATCGCTGTTGACAAAATTATCCTGAACCGCACCTTTAAGCAGAGCGGCTTTGCAACGATCATGCTTCCGTTTGACTACGACGCCAGCAATCTCCAGGGTGTAAAATCCATCGTCGAGTTCAATGGCGTTCAGCAATCTAACGGAAAATCAAGTGTGGGTATGCAGTACGTATGGTGCAACAAGGACGTCCAGGATTCTCTCCAAAAAGACGCTATCGCAAAATGCAATGCAAACGGTGACACGGACTGCGAAAAAACTGCCAAGTACGAACGATGCAACGAATCCGACTATTTCGACAATGCTGGCAAGATATTCGCCTACACCCCGTACATGGTGCAGGTGGATGCAGATGTCATCACGTTCACGATAGGAGCGACGCTCAAGCCGACCCCCGCCAAGACCGAAACTCGCGGCGAAGTCGATGGAGATTGGATTTTCCGCGGTACGCTGCAAAAGCATACTTGGACCGAGGATGAAACAAAGGATGGACTCATCCGCGCATTTGCCGCAAAGGTTCAGGATGGAGCCAAGCAAATCGGCCAGTTCGTAAAGCTCGGTGCCGGAGCCTACTCCCCGGCATTGCGTGCCTATATGATCAAGGAACCGAAGGTGCAGATGAACGCTCCTCTTCCGAGAGGTGTCGAGTACGCTCCTGCAATTATGCCTAGTGCCGAAAACAATCTTCCTGAGACCATGGATGTGGTCATCGTTAGCCGCAGCACCACAGGCGGCAACGAGCAAACCACCGTCATTGGCTCACTCAACCCGCGCACGGGCGAATTCCACCTGAACAACGTGGGCAAGCGCACCTTCGACCTCAAGGGCCGCAGCGTAAGCAAGCCGAGAGCCAAGGGAATCTATTTGAAGAAGTAATTAAACCACTAACCAGGTCCAAACGATTATGAAAAACGAAACTCAGACTGAACTGAAAAAATCCTACACCGCACCGACGATGGAAGTGGTGAAAATCAACAACCAAACGAATCTGCTGTGCAGCAGCGACCCCAGCGATCCAACTTATTGCGGTGAGATATACTAGTCTTCACCCGCAGAAATAAACGCGCAAAGGCGACCGCAAAGTCTAAAAACAAGTAGTTCAATACGATTGGATTTTGCTCTCGCAACCGCCCCTGTTTAATGACAGGGGCTTTTTGTATGAAGAATTAGGCTTGAGATAAAACGGAGGCCCCGCAACAAGTGCGGGGTGACAGGCTTGCGCTTGTAACAAAAGTCGCGACATTGTCGCGACTTTTTAGCTTGTATGCAATTACTTTCGTTGCTTTGAAGAATTACTTCTTCTTGGATGCCTTCTTGGCGCCCTTCGGAGGATGGACGGCGATCTTCTTCACGCTTTTGTCTTCTTCCTTGGCGAGTTCAGCTTCTTCGGTTTCGAAGATTGCCTGAGCCTGACGGAGTGCGTCGGTCGGGTCGACTTCGATTGCTTCGGAGGCTTCGTCTACGAGTTCGGCAAAGTCGTCATACCAGTCGGCAAAAATTTCCACTTCGAGGTGGTCGACACCCGGAACGGTGAGGCGTGCGCCACAGGCTTCGCCCACGCGGTCGAGGTACTTTGCCATCTGCGGCTTCAAAAGCGTAAGGTCGAGGCCGTCGAGGTCTTCGGGTTCAAAGTAAACGCCATCGACATCGGAATCGTCGTCATCCTTGGCCTTCTTCTTAGACTTCTTGTCTGCGCACTTGCCGCACTTGCACTGTCCGTCGCAGCATTCTTCGTTTCCGTACAGGGCCATGTATTCTTCGTCGTCCATGCCGCTGTCGTAGTAGAATTCATCTTCTTCGAGGTACAGGGTTTCGACAAAGATTCCCTTAGCGCCGAGCGTCTTTGCTGCGGCAATGAATTCCTTGAGGTCGCCGCCGAAGTAGCGGGTGGTTTCCATGTCTTCGTTCAGGGTCTGAACGGGAATGGGGGAGAGCTTCTGCTTCTTGAGGTAGTCGCAGATTTCGTCACTGATGGATTTCTGAATCTTAGCCATGGGATTCTCCTAGGTAAAATAGACTAGAGGCGAGAGAACGCTTCGCAACTGCGTTGCTTTGCTACAGACGAGAGAAATTTTTTTGAAAAGATTAAAATGATTTATTTAGCAATCTCTCGTCTTTCGTCTGTAGCCGCGTAGCGGCGTTCTTTCGTCTAAACGTGGTACTTCTTGAGGCTCGGGGCCTTTTCGTTGATAAGCTTCATAATGCGTTCGACCGCTTCGACGCCGTGGGCGGTATCCTTCACGCTTACGAGCGGCTGGAACAGCGGGCTGTTGAACAGCGTGCCGAGCGGAATCGGGTTCTTGCGGCAGAACGTGATGTCGATGTAGTCGCGGGCTGCAATCTGCAGGTCGTGCGCCTTGATCTTGTCGCCGGCCTGGTGTGCCTTGTACAGGTCCACGAAAATCTTTGTCGCCTCAGGAATGTTTCCGGTTGCGCTCACGATACCCGTGCCGCCCATTTCGAGCAGGTCTGCGAAGAGTCCGTCTTCACCGCTCATCACGGCGAAGTCCTTGCCCTTCGTTTCCTTGATCACGCGCATCGTGTCTTCGTGGTACTTTTCGCCAAAGCCGAATTCAACGGCCTGCTTGAGGCCGATGATGTTCTTGTCTTCGGCAAGTTCAATCAGGGTGTCGGGGTGTACGTAGCTGGAGGTACGGCCCGGAACGTTGTAAATCACGATCTTTGCGCCCGTTTCGCTGCTCAGCGTACGGTAGTGCTTCAAAAGGCCTTCCTGCGGCGGGTTGTTGTAGTAGCCAGTGACGCAGAGGACTGCCACCGGGGCAATCTTCTGAACGTTTTCGATCATTTCGATAGATTCGCGGGTGCAGTTGGAACCGGCGCCGGCAATCACGGGCACACGGCCGTCCACATAGTCGAGCGTAAACTTGATGATATCCAGGTGCTGCTGCGGAGAAACCGTTGCACTCTGACCCGTGGTCACGGCAGGGAGCACGCCACTTGCGCCGTTAGCGATCACGTCGTCGATCATCTGGCCCATCTTCTTGTAGTCGATGGAGTTGCGAAGGTTCTTGGGATCGTCGTTCTTGAGCGGGGTGAACAACGCGGGGAAAACACCAGTAAGTTGAGAAGCGTTAGTAATCTGCATAGTGATTATAATATAGTATTAGACGGAAGGTGAAATTTTGGGGATAGGGAAAATATTACTCTTTTCGGGGACATTCGATGGTGTTGGTGGTCATGAAACAACGTCCTTCGTCTGTCGTTTCCACGCAAAGCTCTTCGCCGTAGTCGCAGTTGACGGCGAAATCGTATCCTAACGAAGGCTTGTCCTCTAGGGTGTCGGGAACGCTTTTCCCAGCCTTTTTACGGTCGTAGGCACCATCCCTAAGATAGGTGACTCCGTTGTCGCAATTGATGACTTTGAGCGAGTCCCCGTCTTCCAGAACAATTTCGTTGTTGTAGCAGTAAACCTGACAGTAGCCGCCTTCGCAAGTTTCGAGGGTGTATCTCTTGCTGAACTTTTCTTCGTCTATGTTCGATCCGTCTGAGCAGGTGTACATGATGATACTCGTACATTCTGTTAAGGTACAGGCGGAGACGTAATGCTTGGCGCAGGAGTTCCCGTCTTCACAGTGGTAAGACTCTAGGTAGATGGTGTTTTGAATCGTGAGGTTAGAATAGATGCCTTTGCATACGATCAGCTCTCCGCTTGGATTATCAAAATTGGCGTTATCCGAGGAACTGTTCGGTTGGTTCGGTTGTGTTGCCGCCGAAGAACCGGCAATGTCTGAATGGTTAGTTTGTTCTGAACCTGAGCTTTCGGTCTTTAAGGAGGGCGAAGACGATGTGTTAGAGGCGGATTCCTGTCCGGAGCTGTAGTTTTGGTCTTCGGAGTTGCTTGGGGAGCTAGAATTGTCGCCGCATGCGCTAAAGTTCACTGCTAAGGGAATCAGGAATAAGGGGAATAGGGTGTTTTTGAACATAAGACGCCATCGTAAGGGTTTTCTTTGCCGATAGAAAATAGATTTTTTTTCTAAATTTTATCCGTAAAACTTTAATATAGGAACCCCTAT comes from uncultured Fibrobacter sp. and encodes:
- a CDS encoding DUF1846 domain-containing protein, with the protein product MFKVGFDNAAYLKTQSEKIAERIAKFGGKLYLEFGGKLFDDHHASRVLPGFAPDSKIRMLEKLKDKAEVIIAINAGDIEKNKVRGDLGITYDQDVLRLIDAFRGYGLYVSSVVLTRWQEQPSAVAYQKKLEGLGLKVYRHYPIAGYPSNIPLVVSDDGYGKNEFVETSRELVVVTAPGPGSGKMAVCLSQIYHENKRGVKAGYAKFETFPIWNIPLKHPVNLAYEAATADLNDVNMIDPFHLEAYGQTTINYNRDVEIFPVLNALFTRILGESPYKSPTDMGVNMAGNCIVDDDAVCEAARQEIIRRYYNTLCDVRKGNADKDQVYKQELIMEQAQISTANRPVIAAAVKKAEESEGPAVAIQLNDGAIITGKTSSLLGASSAMLLDSLKHLAGIPDEVRLLSPMVIEPIQSLKTKQLGHKNPRLHMDEVLVALSVCALTDYNAKIAMEKLPELRHCEVHSSVILSQVDVGVFRRLGVNLTTEPTYQTSKLYHG
- the nudC gene encoding NAD(+) diphosphatase, producing the protein MIHEIAPHKLDNEFRICDPKPSDYIIRYNGTKTLLKKMDGAANYAIPRVKELLDSEGKSLEQFEGHYLFSIDDTAFFLDTSKAATEPDSAENATPEGYEFMGSRTFRSMNPVERMGGATCAHIAHWECLNKFCGRCGNVTIRGDHERSIICPKCGNTVYPRISPVVIVAVRNGDKLLMAHNIDNPNPRLFLISGFVEIGESLEQAVKREVLEEAGLHVKNIRYFGSQPWPFSDSLIAGFTAELDGDDTIHMQEAELSEAMWVKREDIPEYETDVSISCCLIENFRRGFTIQ
- a CDS encoding MBG domain-containing protein; this translates as MFSNQKLSLHSLRLGFVLIFTLLMAATSWAADLEAVSYIDENGAEKFLEPGSYTLLDTLLGGEYGKPDENDVIHIPGGWYVVQNSNPNGENLNIAFRTLSFDGETHIVIEDGAEMHLESTDIKLIQGDLSIYGQTLGTGTLTVYDSSNTICPVVVNGNLSINGGNITIRKGDGLKAIEASGEVHINSGTVNISSNIDKDDPEAEATIQADDGVILDWHNANDRYTLGRGNSISFAKDKGFKDEDGNVYSKFDESLIDKTILPCYVVTLNLQDGRTPNTVATTFDENDVAHVAKPEDPSRFEMKFLGWFTTENGDTEFDFFAPVTANTTVYAKWAKKLPEIEIDKIPDQIYIGDSICPTPDIEKPDSILVNDDYKVYCENNLNVGKASFVIEGIGRYYDKTIKEFNITKAPLTVVAKNKTISYGDEPANDSVECIGFVGVDTLKEISEILNGTISYEYSYKAGDKAASGYTITPGNVTANNYEIQFKEGELTVVPKEVSIAWDKQNTFTYDGTEHIPAVTFEGVLEDDKCSFTVTGAATNAGKYTATVTELSNPNYKLPETGFEQAFEITKAPLTVTALNDTIVYGDDLSFAGVVYSGFVGEEDESVLNGTLAYECKYDRGGAAGKYDITPSGLTAENYDIEFVAGELTVGPKNVTITWGNTLFFYDGKEHVPTATVEGVLEGDKCVATVTGAAEEVGNHIATVTEICNSNYKLNKTASTSFSIRELTDIAYIDANGSEQTLTKYNVLTGNETALDAGWYVVLNDITYTNSLQISGDVHIVLTDDYTMSIGTTENSINSYGITKDYNGKASLTIYGQSTGTGKLDIYAWDKAIYADNVTLNGGFINAESSDLAIYSEGEVTINDGTVITKSSGSAIFANEKININGGIITVEAQSTCSSSMESWNPVTGAPGEINFSWKNETDSIMFKSPFYGMISFANGKFFKDEDNNIYAGHQYVYFGNERTFTPYYAPFVVYTDYLDDKTYVAIDGNFNGTDAIKIETDIAVDKIILNRTFKQSGFATIMLPFDYDASNLQGVKSIVEFNGVQQSNGKSSVGMQYVWCNKDVQDSLQKDAIAKCNANGDTDCEKTAKYERCNESDYFDNAGKIFAYTPYMVQVDADVITFTIGATLKPTPAKTETRGEVDGDWIFRGTLQKHTWTEDETKDGLIRAFAAKVQDGAKQIGQFVKLGAGAYSPALRAYMIKEPKVQMNAPLPRGVEYAPAIMPSAENNLPETMDVVIVSRSTTGGNEQTTVIGSLNPRTGEFHLNNVGKRTFDLKGRSVSKPRAKGIYLKK
- a CDS encoding dihydrodipicolinate synthase family protein, with translation MQITNASQLTGVFPALFTPLKNDDPKNLRNSIDYKKMGQMIDDVIANGASGVLPAVTTGQSATVSPQQHLDIIKFTLDYVDGRVPVIAGAGSNCTRESIEMIENVQKIAPVAVLCVTGYYNNPPQEGLLKHYRTLSSETGAKIVIYNVPGRTSSYVHPDTLIELAEDKNIIGLKQAVEFGFGEKYHEDTMRVIKETKGKDFAVMSGEDGLFADLLEMGGTGIVSATGNIPEATKIFVDLYKAHQAGDKIKAHDLQIAARDYIDITFCRKNPIPLGTLFNSPLFQPLVSVKDTAHGVEAVERIMKLINEKAPSLKKYHV